The Flavobacterium praedii genome window below encodes:
- a CDS encoding DNA translocase FtsK, translating to MAKSTKKETLDKKNEAESKGIRSWKLSKQHRIVLGFLLVLFSIALFVAFVSFFIYGQIDQSAVTELSNRKEIVQNWLGKFGAYLSDFIIYRGFGIASFLFVRLFFLTGMYLVLDLSIKKLKAVWFWDLFVIIIISVLFGFFATSLPELGGTIGFELNLLAQDYIGKTGTLLVLIFGLIIYIIFKLQVSPEKVQSFFENTKKEIKDDMTKNPVLSSNDSFYNLEEFAVDESEEEIVKDDIHLKTTGSQFEINKEALKPTISNASEINLEPTLKPLDMTILPTVQPIKEEAFVIEKAIEEDIIEDNLASRLVSDFGLFDPTLDLSNYKYPTIDLLKEYSTGGITINQEELEENKNRIVDTLRNYKIEIAQIKATVGPSVTLYEIVPEAGIRISKIKSLEDDIALSLSALGIRIIAPIPGKGTIGIEVPNKNPTMVSMKSVIGSAKFQEAEMELPIALGKTISNETFVVDLAKMPHLLMAGATGQGKSVGLNAVLTSLLYKKHPAEVKFVLVDPKKVELTLFNKIERHYLAKLPDTEDAIITDNAKVVATLNSLCVEMDNRYSLLKDAMVRNIKEYNDKFKARKLNPENGHRFLPYIVLVVDEFADLIMTAGKEVEVPIARLAQLARAIGIHLIIATQRPSVNVITGLIKANFPARIAFRVTSKIDSRTILDTAGADQLIGRGDMLYTNGNDVVRVQCAFVDTPEVEKITEFIGSQKAYSTAYLLPEFIGEDGGISLEMDISDRDTLFREAAEVIVNAQQGSASLLQRKLKLGYNRAGRLIDQLEAAGIVGPFEGSKARSVNIQDMTGLDQFFSNES from the coding sequence ATGGCAAAATCTACAAAAAAGGAAACTTTAGACAAAAAAAACGAAGCAGAATCTAAAGGTATAAGGTCATGGAAATTATCCAAACAACACCGAATTGTTTTGGGTTTTTTGTTGGTATTATTTTCAATAGCTTTATTCGTTGCCTTTGTTTCATTTTTCATTTACGGACAAATTGATCAAAGTGCAGTAACCGAATTATCGAATAGAAAAGAAATAGTTCAAAACTGGCTAGGTAAATTTGGAGCGTATTTATCAGATTTTATAATATATAGAGGTTTTGGAATCGCTTCCTTTTTATTTGTTCGTTTATTTTTCTTAACAGGCATGTATTTAGTTTTAGATCTTTCGATAAAGAAACTAAAAGCCGTTTGGTTTTGGGATCTATTTGTAATTATTATTATATCGGTTTTGTTTGGTTTTTTTGCCACTTCTTTACCAGAATTGGGAGGAACTATCGGATTCGAATTGAATCTTTTAGCCCAAGATTACATAGGAAAAACGGGGACGCTATTGGTTTTGATATTTGGATTAATCATTTATATTATTTTCAAACTTCAAGTTTCGCCAGAAAAAGTGCAATCTTTTTTTGAAAACACAAAAAAAGAAATCAAAGATGATATGACAAAAAATCCAGTTTTGTCATCAAATGATAGCTTTTATAATTTGGAAGAATTTGCGGTAGACGAATCTGAAGAGGAAATAGTAAAGGATGACATCCATTTAAAAACTACTGGATCTCAATTCGAGATCAACAAAGAAGCTTTAAAACCAACAATTTCAAACGCCTCCGAAATAAATCTAGAGCCTACGCTTAAACCGCTTGACATGACCATTCTGCCAACGGTACAACCTATCAAAGAAGAAGCTTTTGTGATTGAAAAAGCAATTGAAGAAGACATTATTGAAGATAATTTAGCTTCACGATTGGTGTCCGATTTTGGTCTGTTTGATCCTACATTGGATTTATCCAATTACAAATACCCAACTATTGATTTATTAAAAGAATATTCTACTGGTGGAATTACCATCAATCAAGAAGAACTTGAAGAAAACAAAAACAGAATTGTAGATACCCTACGCAATTACAAAATAGAAATAGCGCAAATCAAGGCGACTGTCGGGCCATCGGTAACTTTATATGAAATTGTCCCCGAAGCTGGAATTCGTATATCAAAGATTAAAAGCTTGGAAGATGATATTGCGTTGTCACTTTCGGCATTAGGGATTCGAATCATAGCTCCAATTCCCGGAAAAGGAACTATTGGTATTGAGGTTCCCAATAAGAATCCAACGATGGTTTCTATGAAAAGTGTAATTGGTTCGGCAAAATTTCAAGAAGCCGAAATGGAATTACCCATTGCGCTAGGAAAAACCATCTCGAATGAAACCTTTGTAGTTGACCTTGCGAAAATGCCTCACTTATTGATGGCGGGTGCAACAGGACAGGGGAAATCAGTTGGATTGAATGCTGTATTAACTTCGCTTCTATACAAAAAACATCCTGCAGAAGTAAAGTTTGTCTTGGTAGATCCTAAGAAAGTAGAACTTACCCTTTTTAATAAAATAGAAAGACACTACTTGGCAAAATTACCAGATACCGAAGATGCCATCATTACTGATAATGCCAAGGTTGTAGCCACTTTGAATTCACTTTGTGTAGAAATGGACAATCGTTATTCTTTATTGAAGGATGCGATGGTAAGAAACATTAAAGAATATAATGATAAGTTTAAAGCTAGAAAATTGAATCCTGAAAATGGGCACCGATTTTTACCTTACATCGTTTTGGTAGTAGACGAGTTTGCCGATTTGATCATGACTGCAGGTAAAGAAGTAGAGGTTCCTATTGCGCGTTTGGCTCAGCTGGCTCGTGCTATTGGTATTCATTTGATTATAGCTACTCAAAGACCTTCGGTAAATGTAATTACCGGTTTGATTAAAGCCAACTTTCCGGCTAGAATCGCTTTTAGAGTAACCTCAAAAATCGACTCAAGAACAATTTTAGATACCGCTGGAGCCGATCAATTAATAGGTCGTGGAGATATGTTATACACAAATGGTAATGATGTGGTTCGGGTACAATGTGCATTTGTAGATACGCCAGAAGTAGAAAAAATTACTGAATTTATTGGTTCGCAAAAAGCATATTCTACCGCGTATTTGCTTCCTGAATTTATAGGAGAAGATGGTGGAATAAGTTTGGAAATGGACATATCTGATAGGGACACATTATTTAGAGAAGCAGCAGAAGTTATCGTAAATGCTCAACAAGGCTCAGCTTCTTTATTACAACGAAAACTTAAATTAGGATACAACAGAGCGGGTCGATTAATCGATCAATTGGAAGCAGCTGGGATTGTAGGTCCTTTTGAGGGCAGCAAAGCCAGAAGTGTAAACATACAGGACATGACAGGGTTGGATCAGTTTTTTAGTAATGAAAGTTAG
- a CDS encoding LolA family protein — protein MKQFISLLFVFFIGFSAQSQDKKAKDLLDKVTSKVKSYNNITIDFKYSLNNAKENINQDSKGKVVMKGNQYVLDFMGIKKIFDGKKTYTIVPEDEEITISTVNEKDDSAITPSKMLTFFNTGYKFNMDIVQNVGGKKIQYIKLIPTNPKDQRKEILLGIDSKTNAIYNVIEIGKKGTKTTLTVNSFKTNQPLPKNQFTFTASKYPNYYINTLD, from the coding sequence ATGAAACAATTTATCAGCCTTTTATTCGTTTTTTTTATTGGATTTTCGGCACAATCGCAAGATAAAAAAGCCAAAGATTTGCTAGACAAAGTAACATCTAAAGTAAAAAGCTACAACAACATCACTATCGATTTTAAATACTCCTTGAACAATGCAAAAGAAAACATTAATCAAGACAGTAAAGGCAAAGTGGTAATGAAAGGGAATCAATATGTACTGGATTTTATGGGTATCAAGAAAATTTTTGACGGAAAAAAAACGTACACAATTGTTCCTGAAGATGAAGAAATTACTATTTCAACCGTTAATGAAAAAGATGATTCGGCAATAACTCCATCAAAAATGTTAACTTTTTTCAATACCGGTTATAAGTTTAATATGGATATTGTTCAAAATGTAGGCGGCAAAAAAATACAATATATCAAATTGATTCCGACCAACCCAAAAGACCAAAGAAAAGAGATTTTACTTGGCATCGATTCTAAAACAAACGCAATCTATAATGTAATTGAAATAGGCAAAAAAGGAACTAAAACAACTTTAACCGTTAATTCTTTTAAAACAAATCAACCATTACCGAAAAATCAATTTACATTTACCGCAAGCAAATATCCCAATTATTACATCAATACATTAGACTAA
- a CDS encoding LptF/LptG family permease — protein sequence MKILDKYLLKTFLGTFTTVFVILFFVFVLQTVWLFIAELAGKDLDIFMVLKFLILAMPRIVPLVLPLSILLAAIMSFGSLSEHYEFAAMKSSGISLQRAMRSLTVSIAILSVIAFLFANNVIPYAEFKFVNFRKNIAQAKPALAIAEGQFSDVGLYNIKVNKKSGENGNHLTGITIHEKSQNGDGSKTVIKAKDGELISSDKSSILQLVLNDGNYYQDIVPKKYEDRTKLPFAKSSFKKYRINIDLSNLNKVDNDQSVSTTNNMLNVSDLKYTLDSLSKNRDTEIISFSENSAARLGILTDNKAPEVAKKKTITKNLLSLFSNKQKTEILNAASSNIQSLMYSIDATKSELDNKKKNINSHILSLNDKFVIVYACFLMFFIGAPLGAIIRKGGLGLPIVFAVLIFISFHFINTFGKRISQEDGLSPFLGSWMSSIILTPLAILLTYRATNDIGLINMDVLLAPIQKVFQKLFQKLIPSQNKE from the coding sequence GTGAAGATTCTAGACAAATACTTATTAAAAACTTTTTTGGGCACATTTACAACGGTATTTGTGATCCTTTTTTTTGTGTTCGTTCTGCAAACCGTTTGGCTATTTATTGCTGAACTAGCTGGGAAAGATTTGGATATTTTCATGGTATTAAAATTTTTAATACTTGCAATGCCAAGAATTGTACCTTTGGTGCTCCCACTTTCTATTTTATTGGCAGCCATTATGTCTTTTGGAAGTTTATCCGAACATTATGAATTTGCAGCAATGAAATCTTCTGGAATTTCGCTACAAAGAGCCATGAGAAGCTTGACGGTTTCTATTGCCATATTGAGTGTTATTGCATTTTTATTTGCCAATAATGTAATACCTTATGCCGAATTTAAGTTTGTTAATTTTAGAAAAAACATTGCGCAAGCTAAACCAGCACTTGCTATTGCAGAAGGACAATTTAGCGACGTTGGTTTATACAATATCAAAGTCAATAAAAAATCGGGAGAAAATGGGAATCATTTAACTGGAATAACGATCCATGAAAAATCACAAAACGGTGACGGAAGTAAAACAGTAATCAAAGCCAAAGATGGAGAATTGATTAGTAGCGACAAATCGAGTATTTTACAATTGGTGCTTAATGACGGAAATTATTACCAAGACATTGTTCCAAAAAAGTATGAAGACCGAACCAAGTTGCCTTTTGCCAAAAGCTCTTTTAAGAAATACCGCATAAACATAGATCTGTCTAATTTGAATAAAGTAGACAATGACCAATCTGTTTCTACAACAAACAATATGCTTAATGTAAGCGATTTGAAATACACACTGGATTCCTTGAGTAAAAATAGGGATACTGAAATTATTTCATTCTCAGAAAATAGCGCTGCTAGACTAGGCATTTTAACGGATAATAAAGCCCCTGAAGTTGCTAAGAAAAAAACTATAACTAAAAATTTATTATCTCTATTTTCCAACAAACAAAAAACAGAAATTCTAAATGCTGCCAGTAGTAATATTCAAAGTTTAATGTATTCAATTGATGCCACAAAAAGCGAACTGGATAACAAAAAGAAAAATATAAACAGCCACATATTATCCTTAAATGATAAATTTGTAATCGTTTATGCTTGTTTTTTGATGTTTTTTATTGGGGCCCCATTGGGAGCTATCATTCGAAAAGGAGGGCTTGGACTACCAATAGTATTTGCTGTTTTGATTTTTATATCCTTTCACTTTATTAACACATTTGGGAAAAGGATTTCTCAGGAGGATGGATTATCCCCATTTTTAGGTTCTTGGATGTCATCTATAATACTGACCCCATTAGCCATTTTATTGACCTATCGAGCCACAAATGACATTGGTTTGATTAATATGGATGTATTACTTGCTCCAATTCAAAAAGTATTTCAAAAACTGTTTCAAAAATTAATTCCATCTCAAAATAAAGAATAA
- the ribB gene encoding 3,4-dihydroxy-2-butanone-4-phosphate synthase: MSTNKIQLNTIEEAIEDIRQGKIIIVVDDEDRENEGDFLAAAEKVTPEMINFMATHGRGLICAPLTESRCKELGLHVMVSNNTDPMETAFTVSVDLRGNGVTTGISAADRAKTILSLVDSNTKPHDLARPGHIFPLIAKQGGVLRRTGHTEAAIDFARLAGFKSAGVIVEIMNEDGTMARLPQLVKVAKKFNLKLVSIEALVAYRMQHDSLIVKKEDFDIETRFGSFRLRAYQQTTNKQIHIALTKGTWNIGEAVLTRINSTSVNNDILGTLTNDANKKLDDMFQLINQEGKGAVLFINQEVASIDLLNRISELKVLQAQGEFKAPQIKMDNKDFGIGAQILHDIDISKIRLLSNTEQTKRVGMIGYGLEIKDFVKY, translated from the coding sequence ATGTCTACCAACAAAATACAACTCAACACTATAGAAGAAGCCATTGAGGACATTCGTCAAGGCAAAATAATCATAGTTGTTGACGATGAAGATCGCGAGAATGAAGGTGATTTTCTGGCTGCTGCTGAGAAAGTAACACCCGAAATGATCAACTTTATGGCGACACATGGCCGAGGTTTAATTTGTGCGCCGCTTACTGAAAGTCGTTGTAAAGAACTTGGATTACATGTGATGGTAAGTAACAATACCGACCCTATGGAGACTGCATTTACCGTTTCGGTGGATTTAAGAGGTAATGGGGTAACGACAGGAATCTCAGCAGCCGATAGAGCCAAAACAATACTTTCATTAGTAGATTCAAATACCAAACCGCATGATTTAGCACGTCCAGGCCACATTTTTCCATTGATAGCCAAACAAGGAGGTGTCTTGAGAAGAACTGGGCATACCGAAGCAGCAATTGATTTTGCAAGATTGGCCGGATTCAAATCTGCTGGAGTAATTGTCGAAATAATGAATGAAGATGGAACAATGGCTCGTTTGCCACAATTGGTAAAAGTCGCTAAGAAATTTAATTTAAAATTGGTTTCCATCGAAGCATTAGTGGCGTATAGAATGCAACACGACAGTTTGATTGTCAAAAAAGAAGATTTTGATATTGAAACCCGTTTTGGTTCATTTAGATTAAGAGCGTACCAACAAACCACCAACAAACAAATCCACATTGCTTTAACCAAAGGAACTTGGAATATAGGTGAAGCGGTATTGACACGAATCAACTCTACTTCGGTTAACAATGACATATTAGGAACGTTGACCAATGATGCCAATAAAAAATTGGATGACATGTTTCAATTGATTAACCAGGAAGGTAAAGGTGCTGTATTATTCATTAATCAAGAAGTGGCTTCAATAGATTTACTGAACCGCATATCCGAATTAAAAGTTTTACAAGCACAAGGGGAATTCAAAGCGCCACAAATCAAGATGGACAACAAAGATTTTGGTATAGGTGCTCAAATATTACATGATATTGACATTTCAAAAATTCGATTATTATCAAATACCGAACAAACGAAACGCGTAGGAATGATAGGATACGGCTTGGAAATAAAAGATTTTGTGAAGTATTAG